TTTTCCAACCAGGACTACAGAACTTTTGACGATGAATTTACAGCACCATTTTCTCATTGCCATGCCGGCCCTTCAGGACCCGCTGTTCCGCCGTTCCGTGGTGTATATCTGCGAATACAACAATGAAGGCGCGATGGGCCTTATCATTAACAAGCCTCTGGAAAATCTGCAGGTGGAAGGTGTTCTTCAGAAACTGAAAATCGCGCCGGAGCCGCGCGACCCGGCGATCCGTCTCGACAGGCCTGTGTTTCTCGGCGGCCCGCTGGCCGAAGACCGCGGTTTTATCCTGCATACGCCGCCGGATGCGTTCTCCTCCAGTATCCGTATTTCCGATAACACCGTGATTACGACGTCGCGCGACGTGCTGGAAACGCTCGGCACCGCCGAACAGCCCGATGATGTGCTGGTGGCGCTCGGCTACTCTTCGTGGGAGAAAGGCCAGCTTGAAGAAGAGCTCCTGGAAAACGCCTGGCTCACGGCGCCGGCGGATCTGAATATCCTGTTCCGCACGCCTATCGCCGACCGCTGGCGCGAGGCCGCCAGGCTTATCGGCATCGACATCCACACCATGCCTGGCGAAGCGGGGCACGCGTAATGAGCGGTACCCTGCTGGCCTTCGATTTCGGCACGAAAAGTATCGGCGTGGCGATTGGGCAGCGCGTGACGGCCACGGCCCGCCCGCTTACTGCAATCAAAGCGCAAAACGGCAACCCGGACTGGACGCTCATAGAAAAGCTGCTGAAAGAGTGGCAGCCGGACGACGTCATCGTCGGCCTGCCGCTGAATATGGACGGCACCGAGCAGCCGCTGACGGCGCGCGCGCGCACCTTCGCCAACCGGTTGCATGGCCGCTTCGGCATTAAAGTAACGCTGCACGATGAACGCTTAAGCACCGTGGAAGCCCGCGCCGGGCTCTTTGAGCGCGGCGGCTTTCGCGCGCTCAACAAAGGCAGCGTAGACTCCGCCTCGGCGGTCGTCATCCTGGAAAGCTACTTCGAGCAACACGGCTGATGCATGACTCGCAGCGTCGCCTGACGCTGCGTTTATTCTTCTCTTACCCGCCCGAATTCCTTTATTTCCGCTAATGAATCCGTCACGGATCACACTTCTCTTGCGCCGCCTTTGCCCGCCTCGCCAATCGTTTCTATAAAAGAAACATCATCGGTAAACATCAGACCGGTTTCATCAGCCGCGCGGCCAGATCGTTGAGCTGTTCAAGGCGAGAGTGGATTTCAGGATTGCTGATGTTCCACATCCCGGCCAACGCCACCGCGGCGTTATGAATGCCGAGCGGTTTCGCCATCGACACTTCGCCGTCGTCGTGGCGCCAGATAACCAGACCACGTTCGCGCTGCTGCGCCACATGAGGCGCCAGCTGGGACCACTGTTCAGGGATAAAGCGCGCTTCCAGCGCCTCGTCGGTTTCCGCCGCCAGCAGCGACATGCCGATGACCGACTGCCAGGCGGGCAGCATACGGAAACCGGCCAGCGCCTGGCTCATCTGGCTGCCGGGCGTGGAGTGGTAGATGTAGATGATTTGGTCTTCCCAGAGTACGCCCAGCGCCACCACGATATCTTTCGGCGCATGTTGCTCAAGCAGCGGCAGGGCGTGGGAGAAGAGCGCGGAGCCGCGAATCGCCTGCGCCGCCAGAGCGTGAATGCCGGGGCCGGGCAGATAACGGCGCTGCTCATCCTGCATGGTGAGGCCGATGGAGGCCATTGTCATCAGCAGGCGGTTGACGCGTGTGGTGTTAATGCCCATCAGTCGGGCCAGTTCACGACAACCGATGGCCCGATCGCTGGAGACCAGGTACTGCAGGCAGCGGATCCCATCGATCAGGCTCTGGTTGGGTTGTGAAGACATAGCGAAGTCCCGTTGCATGACAATGTCATGAGTGTAATGCCAGTTAAGAAGGATACAAGTTTATGAACGTCTTTCCCCGCAGCGCTGACCGGACCTTTCCTGAAGAGCACCTTCACGCCGATCTGCTGGTGGCAGGCGGCGGGCTCGCCGGCTTGTGCGCCGCGCTGGCGGCCGCCCGCGACGGATTGCAGGTGATTCTGGTGCAGGACAGGCCGGTGCTGGGCGGCAACGCCTCCAGCGAAGTGCGGCTGTGGGCTAACGGCGCCACGTCGCACATGGGTAACAACAACCGCTGGGCGCGGGAAGGCGGCATTATGGGGGAGATTCTGGAAGAAAACCTCTGGCGCAATAAAGAGGGCAATCCGGTGATGTTCGATCTGGTGCTGCTGGATCTCGCCCGCTCGCAGCCGGGGTTGACGCTGTTGCTGAACACCGCGCTTTTTGACGTCGTCAATAACGGCCAGCGGATTACGCGCGTCCGCGGTTTTAACGCCATTAACGAAACTTTTTACACCATTACCGCCACGCAGTTTTGCGACGCCACCGGCGACGGCGTGCTGGGCTATCTTGCCGGCGCCGAGTTTCGCGTCGGCGCGGAAGAGGCGGACGAACTCGGCGAAAAAATGGCGCCGGGCGACAGCTTCGGCCACAAGCTCGGGCACTCGATTTACTTCTACACCAAACAGACCAGCGGGCCGGTGCGCTTCGTTCCGCCGTCGTTTGCGCTGAAAGAGATAACCGATATTCCGCGCTACCAGCGCCTGACCTCCACGCTTAACGGCTGCGATCTCTGGTGGCTTGAATGGGGCGGCCGTCTCGACACCGTCCATCAAAGCGAAGAGATCAAATGGGAGCTGTGGAAAATAGTCTGGGGCGTCTGGGATCACATTAAAAACTCCGGCCAGTTCCCGGATGCGGAAAACCTGACGATCGAGTGGGTCGGCACCATTCCCGGCAAGCGCGAGAGCCGCCGGTTTGTAGGCGATCACCTGCTCTGCCAGCAGGATATTATCGAGCAGCGCGACCATTACGACGCGGTGGCCTACGGCGGCTGGTCTATCGACCTGCACCCGGCGGATGGCGTCTACAGCACTCACGACGGCTGCCGCCAGTTTCACAGCAAAGGCACCTATACCATCCCCTGGCGCAGCCTCTACAGCCGCTCGCTGGATAACCTGTTCCTGACCGGGCGGCTTATCTCCGCCTCGCACGTCGCCTTCGGCAGCGCCCGCGTGATGTGCACCTGCGGGCTGCTGGGTGAAGTGGTCGGCCGGGCGGCGGCGCTCTGCCATCAGCAGGAAATCACGCCGCGCCAGCTGGCGGCGCGCGAGCGCATCGGCGAACTGCAACAGCATTTGCAGGCGACGGGCTGTTATATTCCCCGCCAGCGGCTGGACGATCCGGCGCGCGGCGCGCGGCTTCGCGTCAGTAGCGAATATCAGCTTACCGAACTCACGCCGAACGGCGAATGGGCGCCGCTGTCGGCCCGCACCGCGCTGCTGCTGCCGCTGCGGGCCGGACAGTCGCTGCCGACCCTGCACTTCATGTTGCGCGCAGAGGCTCCACAGCGTCTGCGCGTTCAGTTGCTGACCAGCCACAAACCGGGCAACTATACGCCGGAGCGCTGGCTCGACGAGTGCGAGCTGGAGGTTCACGACGCAGCGCCGTACCGGGTGGCGCTGCGCCATACCGCCGAGCAGGACAGCTATGTATTTATTGTCTTCGATCGGTGCGAGGCCATCGAGATGGCGCTCAGCGCGCAGCGCCTGCCTGGCGTCATGATGGTGTTTAACAGCCTTAACGCGCGCGTCGCCAAACGATCGCGTCAGGTCGCCGATGGCGATTACGGCGTGGACGAGTTTGACTTCTGGCTGCCGCGCCGCCGCCCGCACCAGATTATGCCCGCGCTGCGCCTCGACGCGCCGCTGCGCTGCTATCCGCCGGAAAACCTGCTTAATGGCCGCCTGCGGCCCGAACAGCAAACCAACGCCTGGGCGCCCGCCGCGGACGATCCGCAACCTGTCGTCGAATGGCGCTGGGCGCAGCCGCAGGCGTTCGACATCCTGACGCTGATTTTCGATAACGATTTCGATAACGCGATGGAAACCGTCCAGATGGGCCACGACTGCGCCGTGACGCCGCACTGCGTCACACATTACCGCCTGTGGGCCGATGAGAGGCTGCTGGCGGAAGTGACGGATAACCACCACGCCGTCTGCGAACACCGCATCAATGCGCCACACATCGCGAGCGTCATACGTCTTGAAATCCTCAGCACCGCAGGCGCCCTGCCCGCGCTTTACGCGCTCCATGTGCGTTAACACCAGCGCCCGGCGCTGGCGTCTTTTTGCAGCGCCAGCCTGCCTTCGTTCAGGCGCATCGCCACGCTTTGCGCGAAGGTCTGCATCCCCTGCTGCTGGCCGGTTTCCATCAGGCCCGGCAGCTGGTGCGTTTTCCCCTCACGGATAAGATTCGCCACGGCGGGCGTGTTGATAAGCAGCTCATGCAGCGCCGTTCTGCCACCCTGCGCATCCGCCACCAGCTTTTGCGCCAGCACCGCCTTCAGACTGCCTGCCAGTTGGCTGCGCACTTTGTTCTGTTCATCGGCGGGAAAGACATCCACCAGCCGCTCGACGGCCTGCGCCGCGCCGCGGGTGTGCAGCGTCGCCAGCACCAGATGGCCGGTCTCCGCCGCCGTGAGCGCCAGCCGGATCGTTTCGCTGTCGCGCAACTCTCCCAGCAAAATGACATCCGGGTCTTCACGCAGCGCGCCGCGCAGGCCGTCGCTGAAGCTCTGGCAGTGCGTGCCGATTTCACGCTGCTGGATAAGACAGCGCGCCGGTTGATGACAAAACTCGACCGGATCTTCGAGCGTCAGAATATGACCGTCGAGCGTCGTATTCAGGTAGCCGACCATCGCCGCAAGCGTGGTCGATTTGCCGCTGCCGGTCGCGCCCGTGACCAGCAGCAGGCCATCCGGCATCGTCAGTAACCCCGGCACCGCCGCGGGCACGCCGAGCGCGTCAAGCTTTGGACAGCCGCGCGGCAGCAGGCGCAACACCAGCGACACGCCCTGCATCTGGCGAAACGCATTGCCGCGCAGCCGCACGCCGCCTGCCAGACTGACTGCGAAATCGGTCTGCCCGCGCTCGGCAAGCTCGCGCTGATGGGCGTCGTCAAGCCAGCGCGCCAGCAGGTTTTCCGGCTTCGGGACAGGCTCCGGCAGCGGCTCCAGCCGCCCCTGTCTGCGCCAGCGCGCCGGCAGCTCGCTACACAGGTGTAGATCCGAAACGTTATGCTTTACACTAAGCGCCACTAATTCATCCATTTCCATACAGCTTCCCTGATCATGAGTGAGACAGAACGCAACTTAACGCAGGTCCGCCAAAAAATCTCAGCGGCTGCACAACGCTGCGGCCGGGCTTCAGAAGAAGTTACGCTGCTTGCAGTGAGTAAAACAAAACCTGCGAGCGCGATAGCAGAAGCGATCGCCGCCGGGCAGCGTGAATTCGGTGAAAACTATGTGCAGGAGGGCGTGGAAAAGATCCTTCACTTCCGCGACGCGGGCGTGGACGGGCTGACCTGGCACTTTATCGGCCCGTTGCAGTCCAACAAAAGCCGTCTGGTGGCGGAGCATTTCGACTGGTGCCATACGGTCGACCGACTGCGCATCGCCACTCGCCTGAATGAACAGCGCCCCGACGAAATGACGCCGCTCAACGTGCTGATTCAGGTTAATATCAGCGACGAACAGAGCAAATCCGGCATCGCCTTAAGCGAGCTGGATACGCTTGCAGAGCAGATAGCGGCGCTGCCGCGTCTGCGGCTGCGCGGGCTGATGGCCATTCCGGCGCCGGAAAAAGAGTATGCGCGCCAGTTTGCCGTCGCCTGTGAAATGGCGGCGGCCTTCACGACGCTTAAAGCGCGCTACCCGACGGTAGACACGCTTTCGCTCGGCATGAGCGATGATATGGAAGCCGCCATCGCCGCTGGCAGCACGATGGTGCGCATTGGTACCGCGATTTTCGGCGCGCGCGATTACGCCCGCGCCACTCAACAATAACTTCTGAGGAACGCCATGCTGACGTTGACTTTCCTGGTCAAAACGCTGATCGACCTGTATGTGATGGTGCTGCTGCTGCGCATCTGGATGCAGTGGTCGCGCTGCGATTTTTACAACCCGCTCGCCCAGACGGTGGTGAAATTTACCCAGCCGGTGATAGGCCCGCTGCGCCGCATTATTCCGTCGATAGGGCCTATCGACACCTCGTCGCTGCTGGTGGCGTTTATTCTCTCGACGCTGAAATTCCCGCTGCTGCTGTTGATTCAGTCGGGCGCGCTGTCGCTCGATCCGTTTAACCTGGTGGTGGGCCTGCTGTCGCTGCTGAAATCCGCAGGTCAGTTAGTCTTCTGGGTGATTATTATCCGCTCGCTGATGAGCTGGGTAAGCCAGGGCCGCAGCCCGATTGAGTTTGTGCTGATTCAGCTGACTGAACCGCTGATGGCCCCGATCCGCCGCATTCTCCCGGCCATGGGCGGCATCGATTTTTCCGCCATGGGCGTGATTATCGTGCTCTATCTGCTGAATTACCTCGCCATGGATCTCTTCCCGGGGCTGTGGTATTTGCTGTGAGCGCCGTCAGTAAAACCGTCGACGGGCTGGTGTTACGGCTCTATATCCAGCCGAAAGCCAGCCGCGACAGCATTATCGGTTTACATGGCGACGAGCTCAAAGTCGCCATTACCGCCCCGCCGGTTGACGGCCAGGCGAATGCCCACCTGGTGAAGTATCTCGCGAAACAGTTCCGCGTGGCTAAAAGCCAGGTGGTGATTGAGAAAGGCGAACTGGGCCGTCATAAGCAAGTCAAAATCATCGAACCTCAACAGATCCCAACGGAAGTTGCGGCTGTCACCGATTAATACAGGATTACGCTATGCAGAAAGTTGTCCTCGCGACCGGCAACGCCGGTAAAGTGCGCGAACTCGCCTCATTGCTGCAGGAGTTTGGGCTGGATATCGTGGCGCAGACCGAGCTTGGCGTCGACTCCGCCGAAGAAACCGGCCTGACGTTTATCGAAAACGCGATCCTGAAAGCGCGTCACGCGGCTCAGGTCACCGGTTTTGCGGCTATCGCCGACGATTCTGGTCTCGCGGTTGACGCGCTGGGCGGCGCGCCGGGAATTTACTCCGCGCGCTACGCGGGCAGCGACGCCAGCGATCAGGAGAACCTGGAAAAGCTGCTTGAGGCGTTAAAAGACGTGCCGGACGAGCAGCGTCAGGCGCAGTTTCACTGCGTGCTGGTCTATATGCGTCATGCCGACGATCCGACGCCGCTGGTCTTTCACGGCGCCTGGCCTGGCGTGATTACCCGCGCGCCCGCGGGCCAGGGCGGCTTTGGCTACGACCCGATTTTCTTTGTGCCTTCTCTTGGCAAAACCGCCGCCGAGCTGACGCGTGAAGAGAAAAGCGCGGTTTCCCACCGCGGGCAGGCGCTGAAATTATTACTGGAAGCAATGCGTAATGGCTGATTTGCCACCCTTAAGTCTGTATATCCATATCCCCTGGTGCGTGCAGAAGTGCCCTTATTGCGACTTCAACTCCCACGCGCTGAAGGGCGAAGTGCCGCATGACGATTATGTCCAGCATCTGTTAAGCGATCTGGATAACGACGCGCCCTGGGCGCAGGGCCGCGAGGTGAAGACGATTTTCATCGGCGGCGGCACGCCAAGCCTGCTGTCCGGCCCGGCGATGCAGACGTTGCTGGACGGCGTGCGGGCGCGGCTTGCGCTCGCGCCGGATGCCGAGATCACGATGGAAGCCAACCCAGGCACCGTGGAAGCTGACCGCTTTGTGGAGTATCAGCGCGCGGGCGTGAACCGTATTTCCATCGGCGTGCAGAGCTTCAGCGAACCAAAACTCGCGCGTCTCGGCCGTATTCACGGGCCCGAAGAGGCGAAGCGCGCGGCGCGCCTTGCGAGCGGCCTCGGGCTTCGCAGCTTTAACCTCGATTTGATGCATGGCCTGCCGGATCAGTCGCTGGAAGAGGCGCTAGATGATTTGCGAGAGGCGATTGCGCTGAACCCGCCGCATCTCTCCTGGTATCAGTTGACCATCGAACCGAATACGCTGTTTGGCTCGCGCCCGCCGGTGCTGCCTGACGACGACGCGCTGTGGGATATTTTCGAGCAGGGGCATCAGCTGCTGACCGCCGCCGGTTATGCGCAGTACGAGACATCGGCCTACGCGAAACCGGGCTATCAGTGCCAGCACAACCTCAATTACTGGCGTTTCGGGGATTATCTGGGTATCGGCTGCGGCGCGCACGGCAAAGTGACGCTCGCCGACGGGCGTATTTTGCGTACCGCGAAAACACGCCACCCGCGCGGCTATATGACCGGTAATTACCTGGATAAGCAGCATGAGGTCGAGACGCAGGATAAGCCGTTCGAGTTTTTCATGAACCGTTTTCGCCTGCTGGAGCCGGCGCCGCGCGCCGAGTTTGTCCGTTATACGGGGCTTAGCGAAGCCGCGATTCGCCCGCAGATTGACGAGGCGATTGCGCTAAATTATCTGGTGGAAACGCCGGAGAGCTGGCAGATAACCGAGCACGGTAAGCTGTTTCTTAATTCGCTGCTGGAGCTGTTTCTGGCGGAGTAGCGGGTCTGGCGTGGCTGCATATGGCGGGTGCGCTGCGCTTACCCGCCCTGACTCTCATATTTCGCGCCGCTAATGGCGGGTGCGCCCTACGAGCCTGGAAAGGGTGTTGTAGGGTGGATAAGCGCAGCGCATCCACCGTTTACCCCCACTGGCGTCACGCCCCCCGGACACAAAAAAGCCGCTCCACAGCGGCTTTTTTCATCTCTGTCGAATGGCTTACGGGGCCGGGTTTACGACCATCTGCCCCACTGAGCCGCGGTCGGCCATCTCCAGCGTCTGGCTCGAATAGAGGAACGGGAAATGCTCCCACGAGGGCTGGCTGAAATACACCAGCAGCTCTACCTGACCATCCACCCACACCGTATCCTTCCAGCCGCGATCTTCCGGGAAAGGCGCGGCGCCATTCACGCTGCGAATCAGAAAACTCACCCCTTCCATATGGAACGCCTGCGGCATATCGGAACGCACCGTCCAGCGCTCCCAGGCTCCCTGCTGGGTCTGTACGTCGGTACGCTTCATATCCCACAGCTGGCCGTTAATGCCCGGATCGTCGCTCAGCGTGATATCGCGGCTGCGCACCGGCGCGCCGTTGATAATCTCATCCGGCAGCAGACGCATCGGCAGCGTATCCGTCACCAGCGGCAGCAGGCCGGTGGGCCGCAGCGTCAGCACCAGCGTGGAGATAAGAATGCTGGAAGGCTCAAAAATGCCGCGAATGCGGTCCATAATCGACGCCGCCTCGCCGCAGGTGATAGACACTTCATCGCCGTTGGTCATATCGATAAGCACTTCGCGGCGCTCGCCAGGCGCCAGCGCCAGTTGCTTCACCGCTACCGGCGCGGGCAGAAACCCCTGATCGCCTGCGATCACATGCAGCGGGCGGCCATCGCTCATCTGCAACTGATAGCGACGCGCATTGGAGGCGTTCAGCAACCGCAGACGCACCCAGCCGCGGGACACCTCCACATACGGGCTTTGCGCGCCGTTCACCAGCAGCGTGTCGCCGACAAAGCCGCCGCTGCCCGGCTCGCTGTATTCCGGCGTGCCGAAATTGTCGAGGCGCTTGTCCTGAATAATGATCGGAAAATCGTCCACGCCGTAGTGGTTCGGCACCGGCAGCGCTTTGCTCACGGCGTCTTCCACCAGCCACATGCCCGCAAGCCCGTTGTAGACCTGCTGGCCGGTGCGATTAGGCGTATTGGCGTGATACCAGAGCGTCGCGGAGGCCTGCCGTACCGGCAGCACGGGCGCCCAGTCGGCGCCAGGCGACATCATGCGCGCCGCGCCGCCCATCAGCGGCCCCGGCACCTGCAGCCCGCTCACCGTCATAGCGACATTTTCCTGCAGACGATTGCTGTAGATAAGCTTGACGTCGTCGCCGCTCCAGACGCGGATAGTCGGGCCCATGTAGCGGCCGTTGAAACCCCAGACCTGCGCGCGGGTGCCCGGCACGAAAGACCAGTGGGCGCGGGAGAGCGTCAGAAACAGCGGCTGGCCGCGGCGCGACTCCAGCAGCGGCGGCACCGGCAGCGCCTGTTGCTGGCCTGCGGCATGCGCCCTCAGCGGCACCGCGCCCGCGCAGAGCGCCGCGCCCGATGCCTGAATAAACTGACGCCGACTGAGTGACATAGTTGCTCCATGAAAACGGGTAATGAATGACGGTTCTTGCCGTCAGTCTCAGATCTTGCCAGCGGCTTCGCGCTCGGCCACTTCGTTATCCAGTTGGGCGATTTTCTCTTCCATCAACTGGCGGCAGTGGGCGGCAAGTTCCCGTACCTGTTCTTTTCCCCAACCCTGGGTGTCGACAGGCGGTAACATTTCGACGATGACCAGACCGTTGTTCCAACGGTTGAGCTTGATTTTACCATGGGTATTGGAAACGCAGACCGGAATAATCGGCACGCCCGCGGCGATAGCGGCGTGAAACGCGCCGGTTTTAAACGGCATCAGACCGCGCCCGCGGCTGCGGGTGCCTTCCGGGAACATCCAGATAGAGATATCGCGCTTGCGGAACTGCTCCACCACTTCGGCGATGGTGCCGTGCGCCTTGCTGCGGTTGTTGCGGTCGATAAGCAGGTTGCCGGTCAGCCAGTAGAGCTGGCCGAAGAACGGGATCCAGACCAGGCTTTTTTTGCCGACGGTCACGGTCGGCGGCTGAACGATTTTCGACGCCGTCACCATGTCGTAGTTGTTCTGGTGGTTGCCGATGTAGATAGCGTTGCCGTAGTTTTCGGCGCCCTGCGGCTTACGCAGCTCCACCTTCAGGCCGAACACGGTGGAAAGACGGCCGAACAGATGGCCGAACGTCGCCACATGGCGCGGATTGCGCGGGCTGAAGAGACACCAGATACAGCCCAGAACTGAGACCACAACGCTATAGAGAACCACAATAATCATTCGAACGATCGATAACATAACTACCTCTGAAGCCGCAGCCGCGGACCAGTATAACGGCTTTAACGGAAAACACACCGCTCACGGTCAGGCATCCCTGGCGGCTCATGATGTTGAGCAGACTCAAACACTTATTTTTATGCGTCACGCGCAAACAAACAATGGCGTGGGCGGGAAAATTACGCAAGCGAGGCCGCCGCGCTTCCTGCAGATAATCACAGAAAGCGCGGCGGCGATGCGTTCGCCACGATACGGGGGGTTACGCCTCGCTGTCGTCGGCTTTCGGGCGCGACGGGGCGTCCACTTCGACGCTGTCGATGCGTTGCAGGCCACGCATCAGCGTACCGCGACGACCGCGTTCGCCATGCACTTTTTGCAGCTCTTCCGGGCGCAGTTTGATTTTGCGCTTGCCGACGTGCAGCGTCACGGTGCTCTGCGGCGGCAGGATGGTGAGATACGCCAGCTTATCGTCGCCCTTCGCCGCATCGGCGGAAGGAATCGAGATAATTTTGTTGCCTTTGCCTTTGGAGAGCTGCGGAAGGTCCGCCACCGGGAACATCAGCATACGCCCCGCCGCCGTAATGGCGAGCAGCATGTCGTCGTCATGCTCAATTTCCAGCGGCTTGAGCACATGCGCGTTTTCCGGCAGCGTAATCAGCGCTTTACCGGCGCGGTTACGAGCCACCAGATCGTTGAAGGTGCAGACAAAACCATAGCCCGCATCAGACGCCATCAGGAGTTTTTGCTCTTCGCCGGTCATCAGCATATGTTCCACCACCGCGCCCGGCGGCAGCGTCAGTTTGCCGGTAATCGGCTCGCCCTGGCCGCGCGCCGACGGCAGCGATACCGGATCCAGCGCATAGCTGCGGCCCGTGGAGTCGATAAACACCACCGGCTGGTTGCTCTTGCCTTTGACTGACGAGAGCCAGCTGTCGCCCGCTTTATAGCTCAGCGCTTTGGCGTCGATGTCGTGGCCTTTGGCGCTGCGCACCCAGCCCATCTGGGAAAGCACGATAGTGACCGGCTCGGACGGCAGCATGTCA
This DNA window, taken from Cronobacter universalis NCTC 9529, encodes the following:
- a CDS encoding YqgE/AlgH family protein yields the protein MNLQHHFLIAMPALQDPLFRRSVVYICEYNNEGAMGLIINKPLENLQVEGVLQKLKIAPEPRDPAIRLDRPVFLGGPLAEDRGFILHTPPDAFSSSIRISDNTVITTSRDVLETLGTAEQPDDVLVALGYSSWEKGQLEEELLENAWLTAPADLNILFRTPIADRWREAARLIGIDIHTMPGEAGHA
- the ruvX gene encoding Holliday junction resolvase RuvX, with translation MSGTLLAFDFGTKSIGVAIGQRVTATARPLTAIKAQNGNPDWTLIEKLLKEWQPDDVIVGLPLNMDGTEQPLTARARTFANRLHGRFGIKVTLHDERLSTVEARAGLFERGGFRALNKGSVDSASAVVILESYFEQHG
- a CDS encoding IclR family transcriptional regulator domain-containing protein, which codes for MSSQPNQSLIDGIRCLQYLVSSDRAIGCRELARLMGINTTRVNRLLMTMASIGLTMQDEQRRYLPGPGIHALAAQAIRGSALFSHALPLLEQHAPKDIVVALGVLWEDQIIYIYHSTPGSQMSQALAGFRMLPAWQSVIGMSLLAAETDEALEARFIPEQWSQLAPHVAQQRERGLVIWRHDDGEVSMAKPLGIHNAAVALAGMWNISNPEIHSRLEQLNDLAARLMKPV
- a CDS encoding FAD-dependent oxidoreductase, with product MNVFPRSADRTFPEEHLHADLLVAGGGLAGLCAALAAARDGLQVILVQDRPVLGGNASSEVRLWANGATSHMGNNNRWAREGGIMGEILEENLWRNKEGNPVMFDLVLLDLARSQPGLTLLLNTALFDVVNNGQRITRVRGFNAINETFYTITATQFCDATGDGVLGYLAGAEFRVGAEEADELGEKMAPGDSFGHKLGHSIYFYTKQTSGPVRFVPPSFALKEITDIPRYQRLTSTLNGCDLWWLEWGGRLDTVHQSEEIKWELWKIVWGVWDHIKNSGQFPDAENLTIEWVGTIPGKRESRRFVGDHLLCQQDIIEQRDHYDAVAYGGWSIDLHPADGVYSTHDGCRQFHSKGTYTIPWRSLYSRSLDNLFLTGRLISASHVAFGSARVMCTCGLLGEVVGRAAALCHQQEITPRQLAARERIGELQQHLQATGCYIPRQRLDDPARGARLRVSSEYQLTELTPNGEWAPLSARTALLLPLRAGQSLPTLHFMLRAEAPQRLRVQLLTSHKPGNYTPERWLDECELEVHDAAPYRVALRHTAEQDSYVFIVFDRCEAIEMALSAQRLPGVMMVFNSLNARVAKRSRQVADGDYGVDEFDFWLPRRRPHQIMPALRLDAPLRCYPPENLLNGRLRPEQQTNAWAPAADDPQPVVEWRWAQPQAFDILTLIFDNDFDNAMETVQMGHDCAVTPHCVTHYRLWADERLLAEVTDNHHAVCEHRINAPHIASVIRLEILSTAGALPALYALHVR
- a CDS encoding type IV pilus twitching motility protein PilT gives rise to the protein MEMDELVALSVKHNVSDLHLCSELPARWRRQGRLEPLPEPVPKPENLLARWLDDAHQRELAERGQTDFAVSLAGGVRLRGNAFRQMQGVSLVLRLLPRGCPKLDALGVPAAVPGLLTMPDGLLLVTGATGSGKSTTLAAMVGYLNTTLDGHILTLEDPVEFCHQPARCLIQQREIGTHCQSFSDGLRGALREDPDVILLGELRDSETIRLALTAAETGHLVLATLHTRGAAQAVERLVDVFPADEQNKVRSQLAGSLKAVLAQKLVADAQGGRTALHELLINTPAVANLIREGKTHQLPGLMETGQQQGMQTFAQSVAMRLNEGRLALQKDASAGRWC
- a CDS encoding YggS family pyridoxal phosphate-dependent enzyme, whose protein sequence is MSETERNLTQVRQKISAAAQRCGRASEEVTLLAVSKTKPASAIAEAIAAGQREFGENYVQEGVEKILHFRDAGVDGLTWHFIGPLQSNKSRLVAEHFDWCHTVDRLRIATRLNEQRPDEMTPLNVLIQVNISDEQSKSGIALSELDTLAEQIAALPRLRLRGLMAIPAPEKEYARQFAVACEMAAAFTTLKARYPTVDTLSLGMSDDMEAAIAAGSTMVRIGTAIFGARDYARATQQ
- a CDS encoding YggT family protein gives rise to the protein MLTLTFLVKTLIDLYVMVLLLRIWMQWSRCDFYNPLAQTVVKFTQPVIGPLRRIIPSIGPIDTSSLLVAFILSTLKFPLLLLIQSGALSLDPFNLVVGLLSLLKSAGQLVFWVIIIRSLMSWVSQGRSPIEFVLIQLTEPLMAPIRRILPAMGGIDFSAMGVIIVLYLLNYLAMDLFPGLWYLL
- the yggU gene encoding DUF167 family protein YggU, which codes for MSAVSKTVDGLVLRLYIQPKASRDSIIGLHGDELKVAITAPPVDGQANAHLVKYLAKQFRVAKSQVVIEKGELGRHKQVKIIEPQQIPTEVAAVTD
- a CDS encoding XTP/dITP diphosphatase, translating into MQKVVLATGNAGKVRELASLLQEFGLDIVAQTELGVDSAEETGLTFIENAILKARHAAQVTGFAAIADDSGLAVDALGGAPGIYSARYAGSDASDQENLEKLLEALKDVPDEQRQAQFHCVLVYMRHADDPTPLVFHGAWPGVITRAPAGQGGFGYDPIFFVPSLGKTAAELTREEKSAVSHRGQALKLLLEAMRNG
- the hemW gene encoding radical SAM family heme chaperone HemW; this translates as MADLPPLSLYIHIPWCVQKCPYCDFNSHALKGEVPHDDYVQHLLSDLDNDAPWAQGREVKTIFIGGGTPSLLSGPAMQTLLDGVRARLALAPDAEITMEANPGTVEADRFVEYQRAGVNRISIGVQSFSEPKLARLGRIHGPEEAKRAARLASGLGLRSFNLDLMHGLPDQSLEEALDDLREAIALNPPHLSWYQLTIEPNTLFGSRPPVLPDDDALWDIFEQGHQLLTAAGYAQYETSAYAKPGYQCQHNLNYWRFGDYLGIGCGAHGKVTLADGRILRTAKTRHPRGYMTGNYLDKQHEVETQDKPFEFFMNRFRLLEPAPRAEFVRYTGLSEAAIRPQIDEAIALNYLVETPESWQITEHGKLFLNSLLELFLAE
- the ftsP gene encoding cell division protein FtsP, which encodes MSLSRRQFIQASGAALCAGAVPLRAHAAGQQQALPVPPLLESRRGQPLFLTLSRAHWSFVPGTRAQVWGFNGRYMGPTIRVWSGDDVKLIYSNRLQENVAMTVSGLQVPGPLMGGAARMMSPGADWAPVLPVRQASATLWYHANTPNRTGQQVYNGLAGMWLVEDAVSKALPVPNHYGVDDFPIIIQDKRLDNFGTPEYSEPGSGGFVGDTLLVNGAQSPYVEVSRGWVRLRLLNASNARRYQLQMSDGRPLHVIAGDQGFLPAPVAVKQLALAPGERREVLIDMTNGDEVSITCGEAASIMDRIRGIFEPSSILISTLVLTLRPTGLLPLVTDTLPMRLLPDEIINGAPVRSRDITLSDDPGINGQLWDMKRTDVQTQQGAWERWTVRSDMPQAFHMEGVSFLIRSVNGAAPFPEDRGWKDTVWVDGQVELLVYFSQPSWEHFPFLYSSQTLEMADRGSVGQMVVNPAP